The genomic DNA CTCTTTAGTATCCAGAATCTGCAAATGATAAACATCAACACCCTTGCATCAAATCAGATGACGAGgatatgatatattttcttGTTGGCTTCttaaagaattgtttttttaccCTTAAAACACACATTAAATGTTACTTGTAGATTCATCGGAACAGCTTTGTTGAACACTGGAAGCTATTATAAATCTCATtgaggcatttcatcgaacagttGCAATGCATAATCAAAACGTTCAGAGCTCCGGTAATACCACTGGATCCTGATGCCCCGATCTACATATATGGCCAATTTGCAACTCCAGAGTCCAGACATCTGAGTTCAACTGTTTTTGACTGTacaaaataaccgaaaaattCAACAGTCAACATTGGTGTGCCAGTGACTCACCATAGAGACAAGACTACTTCAAGTCAAATTCTACAAGACTAGAATCTGAACCggagttgaccaaaaaaaataaacatttgaaCCGGAAAGttcaaaccgaaccaaattgaatctgaatctgaatcggTTCGTATTCGGTAAAATCTTATCTgagaatctgaatctgaatctgaacgTTCGCAGCTCCACTTAAATATCGTTGGAATGCCCCTCAATCTACACATTGGCTATTTTCCAACACCGACTATATCTGGGTCTCACTGGGCCGATTTTAGTTTAAAGCCCAAAAGATCCAGTAAGATATTATTCCCCAAACTCTCTTTAACTgactttgattttgaattttgaaaagaagGGGAAGCAAGAGAGGTGAGAGCGAGAGAGGAGATGGAGGATTCAGGTGCGATTCTATGTCAGATCTCCATTTTCAAGGACATGCTTGATCAGGTTTCACTCTTccccttcatcttcttcttcttcttcactggtTTGTTTTCTCGTCTTTTAGCTTAATTTGAGCTGTGATCGAATGAAACAGGTCAATCAGGAGATCGAAGCAAACATTGAGGTGACGAGAGAGATCGAATCACAGATCGGAGCTTGTTCTGAGATGNTTTCAGATCATTTCTCCATGCATCCTTTGATATATGAGCTGAAATTTGGGTAAGAATTTGTGTCAGTACCAACTGAGCATATtaagaacttttaaaacaaGCGGAAACCAATGTAACAAAAAGAGCATATATGAATGAGTCTGTCAATTTAGTGTAGGTTTGATGTAGTGGAAACTAGACCTTTTTATGTAACAATAATTCGTAACAAATCTAAAAGAGCCTACAATTTTCTTGACAACCAAATGAATAGATGAGCAATAAGTGATTGTGAGCAATAAGTGATTGTGAGCAATAAGTGATTGTTCATAGTAAAGCCATCAATGTGTTACCTGCTCTGAATCTCCAAAAACCAAATGCAGCAAAGCACAAGATCACAAAAAGGGTTAGGCTCACTGTAATAGCAACAATGGACTTCTTGCTGTTATTTACATCTGCGAATTTAGGACAAGAATTAAACAATGAGTTCTATCGAAAATATCAATATCAGTGAAGTAGAAGGATATAATTGCATCTTTGAAATATCCTATAAGCCATACCTAGCTCAGAATGTGCAAGACGAATGGAAAGAACTTCTCCTCCTGCAGAAAATTGCACTGTGTCCATTAGGTCCTTGCTCCACATTAAGCACCCTATTCCAGGAATGTTCGCGAAGGCCACGCAAGAACAATTGTGGAGGCAGTTTTGGTGACATTCTTCAGCATCCACGGAATTTGCATATTCGTAAAAGTCAGGAGGCTTTACGTTGGGAACAGTAAGGAAGACGTTTGCATCTTTGCCAGTAGAGTTTGCAAGACAATATAGTTCGGTACGCCTCACACAACCACTAGTCCAGTTTCCTCTTTTCCACTCCTCAATGGATTTAGGAACGAAACCTTTGAAGCATTTACACTTTGGAGGTTGATATGGGAGTTTTTGGTACAACAGGGAAGGCTAGTCCAGTTTCCTCTTTTCCACTCCTCAATGGATTTAGGAACGAAACCTTTGAAGCATTTACACTTTGGAGGTTGATATGGGAGTTTTTGGTACAACAGGGAAGGCTAGTCCAGTTTCCTCTTTTCCACTCCTCAATGGATTTAGGAACGAAACCTTTGAAGCATTTACACTTTGGAGGTTGATATGGGAGTTTTTGGTACAACAGGGAAGGCTAGTCCAGTTTCCTCTTTTCCACTCCTCAATGGATTTAGGAACGAAACCTTTGAAGCATTTACACTTTGGAGGTTGATATGGGAGTTTTTGGTACAACAGGGAAGGCTAGTCCAGTTTCCTCTTTTCCACTCCTCAATGGATTTAGGAACGAAACCTTTGAAGCATTTACACTTTGGAGGTTGATATGGGAGTTTTTGGTACAACAGGGAAGGCTAGTCCAGTTTCCTCTTTTCCACTCCTCAATGGATTTAGGAACGAAACCTTTGAAGCATTTACACTTTGGAGGTTGATATGGGAGTTTTTGGTACAACAGGGAAGGCTAGTCCAGTTTCCTCTTTTCCACTCCTCAATGGATTTAGGAACGAAACCTTTGAAGCATTTACACTTTGGAGGTTGATATGGGAGTTTTTGGTACAACAGGGAAGGCTAGTCCAGTTTCCTCTTTTCCACTCCTCAATGGATTTAGGAACGAAACCTTTGAAGCATTTACACTTTGGAGGTTGATATGGGAGTTTTTGGTACAACAGGGAAGGCTAGTCCAGTTTCCTCTTTTCCACTCCTCAATGGATTTAGGAACGAAACCTTTGAAGCATTTACACTTTGGAGGTTGATATGGGAGTTTTTGGTACAACAGGGAAGGCTAGTCCAGTTTCCTCTTTTCCACTCCTCAATGGATTTAGGAACGAAACCTTTGAAGCATTTACACTTTGGAGGTTGATATGGGAGTTTTTGGTACAACAGGGAAGGCTAGTCCAGTTTCCTCTTTTCCACTCCTCAATGGATTTAGGAACGAAACCTTTGAAGCATTTACACTTTGGAGGTTGATATGGGAGTTTTTGGTACAACAGGGAAGGCTAGTCCAGTTTCCTCTTTTCCACTCCTCAATGGATTTAGGAACGAAACCTTTGAAGCATTTACACTTTGGAGGTTGATATGGGAGTTTTTGGTACAACAGGGAAGGCTAGTCCAGTTTCCTCTTTTCCACTCCTCAATGGATTTAGGAACGAAACCTTTGAAGCATTTACACTTTGGAGGTTGATATGGGAGTTTTTGGTACAACAGGGAAGGCTAGTCCAGTTTCCTCTTTTCCACTCCTCAATGGATTTAGGAACGAAACCTTTGAAGCATTTACACTTTGGAGGTTGATATGGGAGTTTTTGGTACAACAGGGAAGGCTAGTCCAGTTTCCTCTTTTCCACTCCTCAATGGATTTAGGAACGAAACCTTTGAAGCATTTACACTTTGGAGGTTGATATGGGAGTTTTTGGTACAACAGGGAAGGCTAGTCCAGTTTCCTCTTTTCCACTCCTCAATGGATTTAGGAACGAAACCTTTGAAGCATTTACACTTTGGAGGTTGATATGGGAGTTTTTGGTACAACAGGGAAGGCTAGTCCAGTTTCCTCTTTTCCACTCCTCAATGGATTTAGGAACGAAACCTTTGAAGCATTTACACTTTGGAGGTTGATATGGGAGTTTTTGGTACAACAGGGAAGGCTAGTCCAGTTTCCTCTTTTCCACTCCTCAATGGATTTAGGAACGAAACCTTTGAAGCATTTACACTTTGGAGGTTGATATGGGAGTTTTTGGTACAACAGGGAAGGCTAGTCCAGTTTCCTCTTTTCCACTCCTCAATGGATTTAGGAACGAAACCTTTGAAGCATTTACACTTTGGAGGTTGATATGGGAGTTTTTGGTACAACAGGGAAGGCTAGTCCAGTTTCCTCTTTTCCACTCCTCAATGGATTTAGGAACGAAACCTTTGAAGCATTTACACTTTGGAGGTTGATATGGGAGTTTTTGGTACAACAGGGAAGGCTAGTCCAGTTTCCTCTTTTCCACTCCTCAATGGATTTAGGAACGAAACCTTTGAAGCATTTACACTTTGGAGGTTGATATGGGAGTTTTTGGTACAACAGGGAAGGCTAGTCCAGTTTCCTCTTTTCCACTCCTCAATGGATTTAGGAACGAAACCTTTGAAGCATTTACACTTTGGAGGTTGATATGGGAGTTTTTGGTACAACAGGGAAGGCTAGTCCAGTTTCCTCTTTTCCACTCCTCAATGGATTTAGGAACGAAACCTTTGAAGCATTTACACTTTGGAGGTTGATATGGGAGTTTTTGGTACAACAGGGAAGGCTAGTCCAGTTTCCTCTTTTCCACTCCTCAATGGATTTAGGAACGAAACCTTTGAAGCATTTACACTTTGGAGGTTGATATGGGAGTTTTTGGTACAACAGGGAAGGCTAGTCCAGTTTCCTCTTTTCCACTCCTCAATGGATTTAGGAACGAAACCTTTGAAGCATTTACACTTTGGAGGTTGATATGGGAGTTTTTGGTACAACAGGGAAGGCTAGTCCAGTTTCCTCTTTTCCACTCCTCAATGGATTTAGGAACGAAACCTTTGAAGCATTTACACTTTGGAGGTTGATATGGGAGTTTTTGGTACAACAGGGAAGGCTAGTCCAGTTTCCTCTTTTCCACTCCTCAATGGATTTAGGAACGAAACCTTTGAAGCATTTACACTTTGGTGAAGCTATTGGAGGATGAGATTTGTCGCCTGAGGAATGAACACAGTGAGCTGATTACAAGGCTAACAGAGAAACGGTGAACATTGATTGCATTGTTCTTGATTATGTCtaaatatttagatttaataaGAATTGATATGGGAGTTTTTGGTACAACAGGGAAGGGTTTGTGAAGATGTGTTTTGGATTCCAGAGTGATATTGAAGACGGTGACTTAAGGAGTTTAGTGTCAGAGAAGGAGTTTCTAGAAAACGAAGTTCGGATGTTGGAGGAGAAGAACTTGGATGTGAAGAACTCGATTTTGGCTTACATGGAAGATGAAATGAGGAATCTTTTGTCTGATTAGTGTTTCTGGAATGATGAAAGTGTTAGCCATAGTAATTTTCTCTATTTACTTAATGAAATagtcttttacaaaaaaaaaaagcatgtaaGGTGAAGTCATCAACATTTCAAAACTTGATTTCTCACCGCCCTAGGATCTCAGACTGTGTTATCTCATTGACAGTGATCAACCTCTTAGACGGTGACTCTTCATCCATTGTGTTCACTACAAATGTGGGTTGTTTTGGTGGTGGAAGATCTGATGTTGTGGTGAGCATAGACAGCAACTCAAGTGTGTTGGGTCTATCTGCAGTTTGGTGTTGGACACAGAGTAAGCCTATCTGAACACATCTCTCAACTTCTACCGGGTGACATGAATCAGCAAGTGCTTGATCAAGAAGATCAACTCCTCCAGTTTCACACCAAGATTCCCACGCCTGTTGTTCAGTTTCAGATCTTTAAGAATACAAAAGCAAGAAACCGCAAGTGTGTGAAAACTTTAAGTCTAACTTACATATGCAATAagattttttccttcttcaccatAGCTGAATCTTGAGATCTTCTCTCCGCTGATGATTTCTAATAGCAGAACTCCGAAGCTGTAGATGTCAGATTTCTCAGAGAACATCCCAGTCCATGCATACTCAGGAGCCATATATCCTCTATGCAAACATCAAATAGTTTCAACCAAGATTAATACAAGATTACGGCTATGAATCCTGATTAATCATGTTTCTGAAAATAGAGAGTCTTACAGAGTTCCTACAACCCTGCGAGTATTGTCCTGATATTCAGTTCCCTGATACATCCGAGCCAATCCAAAATCTGATATCTTTGGATTCATCTTCTCGTCCAGAAGTATATTGCTAACCTTCAGATCTCGGTGAATTACCTTGAGGTGTGAGTCACGATGGAGATAGTGAATTCCACGAGCAATACCTTGAATGATTTCATATCTCTTTGGCCAGTCAATCTCAAGCTTTTTTCTTGAATCTAAGCAACAATACAGCGTAAAAACAATCATATCAGACAGTTCCATGTAGAGAAAAAAGCTGCTGACAGTAAGGAATAAGACAAGAAAGGACTCACCAAAGAGAAAAGTATCTAGGCTTTTGTTCAACATGAACTCATAAATCAAcagcttctcttctccttcaatgCAACATCCCAAAATCCGAACTAAGTTTTTATGTTGTAGTTTTGAGATGAGTACTATTTCATTCATGAACTCCTCTTTCCCCTGCCCCGAGCTGCTAGAAAGGCGTTTCACTGCAATTTCTCTTCCATCTTGCAGTTTTCCCTGAAACAGATTGCAGAAAGGTCATCAGGAGagcataagaaaaatatagaaaagggCAAAAAGGTTAAAAATTCTCTGACCTTATAAACTGGGCCAAATCCACCTTGTCCGAGTTTATTTGTGAGACTGAAATTATTGGTGGCAGTTTGAATGGTATATATCTCAAAGAAATTTAAACCTGGGACATCTTGTGGTTTCAGATCATTCCTCCATGTATCTTGGGAAGCACcatcctttaatatattagctgAAACAAGAGTATCAAGAAAATGAATACTGTAAATAAACAACAAGAGATCAATATAGAGATAGCAGAGTCATCTATACGTTACCATTTTGTTTTACTCTGTATCTCCAGAAACCAAATGCAGCAGAAGCcattataacaaaaagagaaaggcTCACAATACTAGCAGTAATGATCTTGTCACGCTCATTTCCATCTGAGATTAATAAGACGAAAGACAAATAAACATTACGCCATGCTGCTACTTAAGAGAACACTATCATTGGAGTGGAAGATCGAGCTGTAAATGATGGAGTAGCTCTTTCCTGTTATATTTTAAGCCATACCTAGTTCAGAACGTGCAAGACGAATGGAAATAATTTCTCCTCCTGGAGATAACTGCACAGTGTCTATTAGGTCTTGGTTCCACAATAAGCACCCTATTCCATTGATATAAGCAAAAGCCAAGCAAGAACAATTGTGGAGGCAACTTTGGTGGCATTCTTCAGCGTccaaaaaagtttcaaattcaTACGAGTCTGGAAGCTTTATGTTGGGAACAGTATGGAAACCGTTTGCGTCCTTTGCAGTAGAGTTTGCTTGACAATGTAGTTCGGTACGCCTCTTACAACCATTAGTCCAATTTCCTCTTTTCCACTCCTCAGAGGATTTTGGTACAAACCCTTTGAAGCATTTACACTTTGGAGGTACTGACtcaacacaaaaaccaaaaggtCCACACACACCGTACCTTTCACAATGATCGTCGGGAGCCTCAAAATCTAATTCCCAGTCACTCTCACTCTGCTGATAAATCTTCAATAAGCCCTCTGGTGTTATCATGATTCGTGAACGTGTGGAGTTTGTTTCTAAATAAGTGAAGGATGCAGACCCGTTTGTATCCTGCTGAACGGCGAATGGACTTGTATATGAATTATCCATTAGCGGTATACCGGTGAACCTTGTTTTAGCCCATGGACCGCTTCTCCAATAAGGATTTGAGCCTCTCATAATAAACACCTGTGATGGTACTTGCGTTGTAATCTGAACCACAAATTCACCAGGCGAAGGATCGTTTTCACTTTTCCAAGAAGTTAATGCCCGTTTCTCACCTGTGGTGAGATTATACATCAAGGTTGAGAAAGGGAGCATAGTATCACCAAGATTCTTAAAGCTTTCCCATAGAGTTCTTCCCGAAACATTGTCTATGACAACTAGATTTCCGTTGTCTGTAAGCTCTGCACGAGACCCATTAGTTGCAGAGATTTCTCCTATGGACCACACAACGCCATGTTTGCCGCTAAGTAACAGAAGACTTCCATTGCTGCTGACAGAGAGACTTGCAGTGGAGTCTGTAACAGGTTTTTCTCTATTAGCCACCCACACAACCACCTGAGGAATGATGCCCTTGAACCAGATGCCAACATACTGATTCTGAGAGTTATTAGGACTGAAGAACCCCAATTCATAGACTCCATTACGGGAGCTGAGAGTTTGTCCTATTGACAAAGGACGCTCTTTGGTTATCTCTGCATAGCTAAAACTTAAAAAGGTTATAAACAagagcaaaaaaacaaagaacatgaTCTTCTTAGCCCCCATATGTGTTTGTATCCACAAGAAATATGTTCTTGCAATCAATTTAAGGAACGAACATGTGAACAAGAGACTTGTTAAACTATTCTCAAGCAACCTATAGACAATGTTGACCAGACTGCATTGATGTTCCAGAAAAGTTAGGTATACATAACAAATTTCGAGACTTTTCACGTAGAAGTCAAACCTTCTTGTTgacaaaaacgaaaaataaaagtCCAAACTTTTTTCTAGGCCTCACATACCAACGTTGAATATTTAACACTTAAAAGAATTGTCATTTTCACCAAGAACCAGTCAAAGGTAGGCATCTATATTCTGCATCAATacaaaagatgagattttttcaGCTTGACCTGTGCTTAAAATGATGTGTTGTTAACGTGTCCTTGCCCAGCTCCAGAACCTGTGAAAGATACATAAACGTTCAGTAATCAGATCTTTCTTAATGGTACCAGAAACAGCATTCTTGAACTAGGACTAGAGCTGTGATTGGTTTCATTATAACGTAATAGAAACTGATGATCTACACACCCACTTTCTATGTGCATAATCCGCTGCTTTATCTGATATTGCAGACACCCAGTTGATCTGAGCAGCTCTGGAAACCTAACACCTCGTTCAGGCATTTTACCGAACACTTTCTGCGCATGATTCTCATTGCGTCCTTAAGAAAACAAACGCTTTCATTCAATTCATTTTCTGGTTAAAGATTTGATTGCACATACTAACCAAAAGTTCAAAACATTTATACCTGTAATACGATTTGCAAATgacgaccaaaaaaaatcaaaatatgtgacttcaaaagaaagataaaaaataaaactagtgATACAATAATATACAAACTTCCATAAAACATCACCC from Camelina sativa cultivar DH55 chromosome 7, Cs, whole genome shotgun sequence includes the following:
- the LOC104703740 gene encoding G-type lectin S-receptor-like serine/threonine-protein kinase At1g61480 codes for the protein MGAKKIMFFVFLLLFITFLSFSYAEITKERPLSIGQTLSSRNGVYELGFFSPNNSQNQYVGIWFKGIIPQVVVWVANREKPVTDSTASLSVSSNGSLLLLSGKHGVVWSIGEISATNGSRAELTDNGNLVVIDNVSGRTLWESFKNLGDTMLPFSTLMYNLTTGEKRALTSWKSENDPSPGEFVVQITTQVPSQVFIMRGSNPYWRSGPWAKTRFTGIPLMDNSYTSPFAVQQDTNGSASFTYLETNSTRSRIMITPEGLLKIYQQSESDWELDFEAPDDHCERYGVCGPFGFCVESVPPKCKCFKGFVPKSSEEWKRGNWTNGCKRRTELHCQANSTAKDANGFHTVPNIKLPDSYEFETFLDAEECHQSCLHNCSCLAFAYINGIGCLLWNQDLIDTVQLSPGGEIISIRLARSELDGNERDKIITASIVSLSLFVIMASAAFGFWRYRVKQNANILKDGASQDTWRNDLKPQDVPGLNFFEIYTIQTATNNFSLTNKLGQGGFGPVYKGKLQDGREIAVKRLSSSSGQGKEEFMNEIVLISKLQHKNLVRILGCCIEGEEKLLIYEFMLNKSLDTFLFDSRKKLEIDWPKRYEIIQGIARGIHYLHRDSHLKVIHRDLKVSNILLDEKMNPKISDFGLARMYQGTEYQDNTRRVVGTLGYMAPEYAWTGMFSEKSDIYSFGVLLLEIISGEKISRFSYGEEGKNLIAYAWESWCETGGVDLLDQALADSCHPVEVERCVQIGLLCVQHQTADRPNTLELLSMLTTTSDLPPPKQPTFVVNTMDEESPSKRLITVNEITQSEILGR